The genomic segment GCCGCCTGAACCACCACCAGAACTGGATTCGGACAACGTGAAATTAACCTCAACCGTGCTACCCGGATTGACCGTAACGGTCTGTGTTTCCGTGTTGTAACCGCTTCTGCTTGCACGTACCGTCTGACTACCTGAAGGGACGTTCACAAGGATATAGTATCCTGAGGAGTTGGTAGTGTTAGAAACACCGCCGGCACTGACCGTAGCACCGGATATCGGGTTACCGGACGTATCAAACACGTAACCGTTCACTGTCCCATACCCTGAACCAGAAGTCGACCAGATAGTAAAATCGTAACGCAACGGCGACATAAGGACAAGGTTAGTGATACCTGTTGATGAATATCCCGCCGCAGAAACGTTCAAATCAAACATCACTCCTTCGGGCACGTCTGTAACATTGTAAAATCCTGAGGCATCGGTTGTAAAACTCGAACCATAGGAAGTAGTTATCTGGGCTCCGGCGACAGGGTCACCGTTCTCATCGGTCACATAACCGTACATATAAGTGGTTGAAGAAGGTGTCAAAACAATCGTGAACGGCAGTGTAACATGGGTTTGTGTCGGATCAGTAAGGTCGATGTTCACTCCTGAATACGAATACGGGATATACCCGCTCGCGGTTACACGGATCGTATAACTTCCGCTTTGGTCAACCGTTACGTTGAATGCACCCGTCCCGTCAGTAGTAGTAGAATTGATCAACGTGTTACCTATCAACGCTTCAACAACCGCACCTGATATCGGGTCGCCTGTGGAATTTTTCACAGTGCCCGCTATCGAGCCCGAGGCGGCGGCTCCGCCGCCGCCCGATCCGGTAGGATAGAGAACGATCGGTATAGGTATAGACCTATCGGTCTTGGTAGGGTCAGAGTTATCGATCTGGAACGGACCGAACGTAGCGGACTGGTATCCGGGTGCGTTGAAGGATAACGTATAGGTACCGTCAGGAAGTTGCGGTATCTTGAACGTACCGTCCGAAGCAGTAAGGGATTTATAGCAGTAAACGAAATCCAAATCTGCCGTATGCGTGCCGCTGTCATAGCTCTGAACAGTCATGTTGAGATATCCGTTGTAACTTGTCCACAGTTCGATAGCATCCCCGGGGCTCAACGTATAGGTGTTCGTGATAACGCCGGACACGGGATCGTTGTAAGAAATCTGCACATCTACGGTGTTTCCAACCGGGTCATCGGAGACATAGGTAACCGTAAACTCGTAGAATACAGTACTGCTGCTGGGTGTCCAAGAATACGACACTGTATCGCAAGGTAAACCTATGAGGTCAACTTCGGCGTTGGGTATAGGTACGGTTGAATCGTCAACGACCTTACCACTGACCGAACCGGCCGTTAGAACGCTCAGCAGTAATGCAAAGACCAATATTGTCAAGAGCATACTTCGCACAGTATCCATCAAACCACCTTTTTTCCGGGACATACTTTACGAATCCATCACGATATCTACCACGGTAGTGGCACCGGGCTCGACAGCACGGTACGTTATGCAGACGTCCGAATACCCTGCTGCACGGGCACCTACGTCGTACCATCCCGGTATCAGGTCATGCACCGCATACGTTCCGTCGGCTGCCGTAGTCGTAGAAGCCACCGCCGAACCTGTGCAACCGCTACCGCCAGGATAAACGGTTACTGAAGCACCGGAAACCGGATTGGAGAACCAATCGTACACAGTTCCTTCGATACTACCGAACTGAGCAAGGTAGAACGTGAGACTTGTCGACCCGCCACCGACAACGTACTGGTTGTACAACGTTTGCGAAGTGTATCCGGACTTGTTAGCGGTAACATTGTAACTACCTTCAGGAACACCGGCTAT from the Candidatus Micrarchaeota archaeon genome contains:
- a CDS encoding carboxypeptidase regulatory-like domain-containing protein gives rise to the protein MDTVRSMLLTILVFALLLSVLTAGSVSGKVVDDSTVPIPNAEVDLIGLPCDTVSYSWTPSSSTVFYEFTVTYVSDDPVGNTVDVQISYNDPVSGVITNTYTLSPGDAIELWTSYNGYLNMTVQSYDSGTHTADLDFVYCYKSLTASDGTFKIPQLPDGTYTLSFNAPGYQSATFGPFQIDNSDPTKTDRSIPIPIVLYPTGSGGGGAAASGSIAGTVKNSTGDPISGAVVEALIGNTLINSTTTDGTGAFNVTVDQSGSYTIRVTASGYIPYSYSGVNIDLTDPTQTHVTLPFTIVLTPSSTTYMYGYVTDENGDPVAGAQITTSYGSSFTTDASGFYNVTDVPEGVMFDLNVSAAGYSSTGITNLVLMSPLRYDFTIWSTSGSGYGTVNGYVFDTSGNPISGATVSAGGVSNTTNSSGYYILVNVPSGSQTVRASRSGYNTETQTVTVNPGSTVEVNFTLSESSSGGGSGGSGGGGSGSSGGGSYSVGSGTSGSSGGVSHAEEMEVQFVVSGCNVYVRRTVEPGSETVITLEVTSDCDTEGFELREYPPSGTSADRLKFVKNAPDAILNDPLTLVWRFENGVRKGDTVEIKYKVTENADIDEFKVRVYPLESEGVSIVPMFNLTVPKYAYVGDNVTVRLTTESGEPVPKKTIVVIPPTGHTFTLVTDDNGSATFIPGSSGLYRFSVEDAVLIKEASVNVIEHVSINLPSEHHEINVSYNETENGTSENAFVNMLSGLTSGLTSNLPVVVVIGVVIAVVVVLYFVSSLMRTLPDKGHTAEGGERQNEVPEHASEEKPETAEKSGETAKKTESKRTKRSRSKRKR